TTTCCCTACCCTGCAGGATACCCCGATAAAGCCGAACGAAGTCCTCCGGCGCAAGCTCCTCCGCCCGCACGTTCTCCCCGTAGCCGATCTCCCGCAGAACCGCCGCGACCACCGACCTCCCCCACGCCTCAAGGTTTTTCACGAGTCGTTTTCGCCGCGTCGCAAACGCAGCCAGCACGAGCCGCTTGACCTCCGCGTACTCCTCCAGGACAAGGCTGCTCTCCCGCCGCTTCAACTCAACGACTGCCGAGTAGACCCTCGGCGGCGGATCAAAAACCGTCGGCGGGACTTTGTGGACCACCCCGGAAACGGCGAGCAATTGTATCAATACAGCATAACTTCCGTAATCTTTCGTGCCGCGCCCGGCGGCCATGCGCTTTGCGACCTCGAGCTGCACCATGAAGCGCATTTCCCCGAGGTCCGGCGCTTCTTCCAGCAAGCGCAGGACAAGCGGCGAGGCGATGTTGTACGGGAGGTTTGCGATGAGTTTGTTCGGGGTCGGTGCGAGGTTTCGGTGGTCGAAGCGCAGGGCGTCGGCCCTGTGGACGGCAAGGTTTCCGGCCCCGGCGGTTGCGTCTTTCAGGTACGGCAGCACGTCGTCGTCTATCTCGACGGCGTGGACATAGCCTGCCTGTTCAAGAAGAAACCCCGTCAGAAAACCGCGCCCCGGCCCCACTTCGAGAACCACGTCGTCCCCGGTCACGCCCCGGCAGACGATGCGGGCGGTGTTCGGGTCTTTAAGGAAGTGCTGTCCGAAACGCTTCTTCGGATTTCCGGCGGGGGGGGGTCCGGTCGGGGTCACGCGTCGGTGGCCGGCGGGTCTGCGAGCCTGTCCAGACCGTAGAAAGCTCTGGCGTTCCTTGTCGTTCGCTCGGCAAAATCTTTTTCGCTCACCCCGAGCCTGTCCGCAAGAAACCGGGCCGTGTGAACCACGTTCTTCGGGGCGTTCGGCTTTCCGCGAAGCAGCGTCGGACTGAGGTACGGCGCGTCCGTCTCGACCATCAGGCGGTCTTCGGGGACAAGGTGGACGAAGTCGGCCGTCGGGTTGTTCCTGTACGTAACATTGCCGGTGAGGCCGATGTAGCAGTCGCGCTCGATCGCCTCGCGGAACTCGCTCTCGCCGCCTTCAAAGCAGTGCAGGACCGTTGGAACACGAGCGGCCGTCAGGGCGTCCATCGTGTCGGAGAAAGCGTTTCTGGTGTGGATCACGAGCGGGAGCCGCACCTGGTTGGCGATCGAGACAACATCATCGAAGAGCGGTCGCTGCATCTCCTTCGGCCACTCGTTTCGGTAGTAGTCG
This sequence is a window from Rubrobacter indicoceani. Protein-coding genes within it:
- a CDS encoding TatD family hydrolase yields the protein MLTDSHTHLLRLNVSPEEAVKEARDAGVEAIVNIGTTVADSRAGIELAERLPGVYAVAGIHPHNADAHSQENLAALVELSHSGGIVALGEVGLDYYRNEWPKEMQRPLFDDVVSIANQVRLPLVIHTRNAFSDTMDALTAARVPTVLHCFEGGESEFREAIERDCYIGLTGNVTYRNNPTADFVHLVPEDRLMVETDAPYLSPTLLRGKPNAPKNVVHTARFLADRLGVSEKDFAERTTRNARAFYGLDRLADPPATDA